A window from Micromonospora profundi encodes these proteins:
- a CDS encoding C39 family peptidase, which produces MNPIMQKSGLSVVGLLVAGGCALGPAAIAQASAPAQAAPTSSNQTNRSGERVLGFDYQAQPNFYYCGPAATRMALSAQGKALPQDDVAKLLGTTESGTASALDITRVLNTLTGDRYRTTEISDPVARPDQVDQLRHDVRAAVDAGRPVVANIRGTAVDMSGNPHSYEGGHYVTLVGYRDGGDTIRVADPANPALGEYWMGLPKVANWIAERGYSS; this is translated from the coding sequence ATGAACCCGATCATGCAGAAAAGCGGTCTGTCCGTTGTCGGCCTGCTGGTCGCGGGCGGATGTGCCCTCGGCCCGGCTGCCATTGCGCAGGCCTCCGCCCCGGCACAGGCTGCCCCTACGTCGTCGAACCAGACGAACCGCAGCGGTGAGCGGGTGCTCGGTTTCGACTACCAGGCGCAGCCGAACTTCTACTACTGCGGGCCGGCCGCGACCCGGATGGCGCTCTCCGCCCAGGGCAAGGCACTGCCGCAGGACGACGTCGCCAAACTGCTCGGCACCACCGAGTCGGGCACCGCGTCGGCCCTCGACATCACCCGGGTGCTGAACACGCTCACCGGCGACAGGTACCGGACGACCGAGATCAGTGACCCGGTGGCCCGCCCCGACCAGGTCGATCAGTTGCGGCACGACGTGCGGGCCGCTGTCGACGCCGGACGGCCGGTGGTGGCCAACATCAGGGGCACGGCCGTCGACATGAGCGGCAACCCGCACTCGTACGAGGGCGGCCACTACGTGACGCTTGTCGGCTACCGCGACGGCGGGGACACCATCCGGGTCGCCGACCCTGCCAACCCGGCGCTCGGCGAGTACTGGATGGGTCTGCCGAAGGTCGCCAACTGGATCGCGGAGCGCGGCTACTCCTCCTGA
- a CDS encoding WXG100 family type VII secretion target → MSEYTQRYEGKSHQELYDAVMAGKPEQIDELAAKWATLKGILDGLSRELSGDIEKLGNSWTGSAGREFQRRLTLVVSHTDALSEGMTGVKQGLTMMAGQLRTARKQAESPEETDDNDRAISGALKGAAFGLPGAVVGGIMGHQQDKAEQEKAHKRMVNVVAELAAGYDLSAYDRVVDPPRPDAETPKTVNQDPTTPRSVPSTTTPHAAPTTTGRLAHTGGATITTPTHTSAAPVPAGFVTGQEGGPVTGSTPGVVTGPAPSTGGTSLASANPLIGGALLAGGVAGLASMSGPTTAPASAGTGRGLLFGAPGGTPAGGVLRTSTLAGSTSTPTPSARPTGGAAAADTRSASGVGRGIDGRRGEATGRAAAAGGQGATGRAGSGRGSGTNRPGLLGGNGRPTDDESDDRLTWLTEDEMVWQDGGDAAPPVLGTAS, encoded by the coding sequence GTGTCTGAATACACCCAGCGTTATGAGGGCAAAAGCCACCAGGAGCTGTACGACGCGGTGATGGCCGGCAAGCCCGAGCAGATCGATGAGCTGGCCGCCAAGTGGGCCACGCTGAAGGGCATCCTGGACGGCCTGAGCCGGGAGCTGAGCGGCGACATCGAGAAGCTCGGCAACAGCTGGACAGGTTCGGCAGGCCGCGAGTTCCAGCGGCGGCTGACCTTGGTCGTCAGCCACACCGACGCGCTCAGCGAGGGCATGACCGGCGTCAAGCAGGGCCTGACCATGATGGCCGGCCAGCTCCGCACCGCCCGCAAGCAGGCGGAGAGCCCGGAGGAGACCGACGACAACGACCGGGCGATCTCCGGTGCGCTCAAGGGCGCCGCCTTCGGTCTGCCCGGGGCTGTCGTCGGCGGCATCATGGGCCACCAGCAGGACAAGGCCGAGCAGGAGAAGGCCCACAAGCGGATGGTGAACGTGGTGGCCGAGTTGGCCGCCGGTTACGACCTGTCCGCCTATGACCGCGTGGTCGACCCGCCGCGTCCGGACGCCGAGACGCCGAAGACTGTCAACCAGGACCCGACGACGCCCCGCAGCGTGCCGAGCACCACCACGCCCCACGCCGCCCCGACCACCACCGGCCGCCTCGCGCACACCGGCGGCGCGACGATCACGACGCCGACCCACACGTCCGCGGCCCCGGTCCCCGCCGGGTTCGTCACCGGCCAGGAAGGCGGCCCGGTCACCGGCAGCACGCCCGGCGTCGTCACCGGTCCGGCCCCCTCCACGGGTGGCACCTCCCTCGCCAGTGCCAACCCTCTGATCGGCGGGGCACTGCTCGCCGGCGGCGTCGCCGGGCTGGCCAGCATGTCCGGGCCGACCACGGCACCGGCCAGCGCCGGGACCGGCCGGGGCCTGCTCTTCGGGGCACCGGGTGGGACACCGGCCGGCGGGGTGCTGCGCACGTCCACGCTTGCGGGTTCGACGAGCACGCCCACCCCGTCGGCACGGCCGACCGGTGGTGCCGCAGCTGCCGACACCCGTTCGGCGAGCGGCGTCGGGCGCGGCATCGACGGCCGGCGCGGCGAGGCCACCGGCCGGGCTGCCGCAGCCGGGGGCCAGGGAGCGACCGGCCGGGCGGGTTCCGGCCGCGGGTCGGGCACCAACCGTCCCGGCCTTCTCGGCGGGAACGGCCGGCCGACCGACGACGAGTCCGACGACCGCCTGACCTGGCTGACCGAGGACGAAATGGTGTGGCAGGACGGCGGGGACGCCGCGCCGCCGGTACTCGGCACCGCAAGCTGA
- a CDS encoding pyridoxamine 5'-phosphate oxidase family protein: protein MAGDHRLDGHDDRVAAFCAERHLATLTTLRADGTPHVVPVGVTFDPESGLARVITSGTSRKARHVADAGPAGLPVAVCHVDGRRWLTIEGRAVLRSDRSAVAEAERRYADRYRTPRPNPERVVIEITVTRLLGSL, encoded by the coding sequence GTGGCGGGCGATCACCGGCTGGACGGGCACGACGACCGGGTGGCGGCCTTCTGCGCGGAGCGGCACCTCGCGACGTTGACCACCCTGCGCGCCGACGGCACCCCGCACGTGGTGCCCGTCGGGGTCACCTTCGATCCGGAGTCCGGGCTGGCTCGGGTGATCACCTCCGGTACGTCCCGCAAGGCACGTCATGTGGCCGATGCCGGGCCGGCGGGCCTGCCGGTGGCCGTCTGCCACGTGGATGGCCGGCGCTGGCTCACCATCGAGGGCCGGGCGGTGCTCCGGTCGGATCGGTCGGCGGTGGCCGAGGCGGAGCGCCGCTACGCCGACCGTTATCGCACCCCGCGTCCGAATCCCGAACGTGTGGTCATCGAGATCACCGTGACCCGGCTGCTCGGGAGCCTCTGA
- a CDS encoding AI-2E family transporter has protein sequence MAAEEPGADSGETTHDVQPRNPWTALPWLVRTAVLWSACLVVIVAGLYLLGRIALLLAPLAIALAATIFLTALLDPVLLRLRRLRVPAALAALLTVLLLLGILVGVGALVWNLTASQFDQLSQELTQGVDRSRDFVTSTLPVTDAQLDRLISQAREGLSGSSPDPVSGARTATEVFGSALLALVLLFFLLKDGRSMWHWVLSRMTGPNRAVVAEAGRGGWQTLGAYSRGTMLIAAIDAIGIGLALVVLRVPLALPLALITFLGGFVPIIGATVAGAVAVLVALAANGPTTALLTLAAVIAVQQIEGNLLEPLVMKRQVRLHPAVILVAVTAGTLIAGIAGAFVSVPITAVLWRIIDTVQRHRATATLAVPAAPAG, from the coding sequence ATGGCGGCAGAGGAACCCGGGGCAGACTCCGGGGAGACGACGCACGACGTACAGCCGCGCAACCCGTGGACGGCGCTGCCGTGGCTGGTCCGCACCGCGGTGCTGTGGAGCGCCTGCCTGGTGGTCATCGTCGCCGGGCTCTACCTGCTGGGCCGGATCGCCCTGCTGTTGGCACCGCTCGCCATCGCGCTGGCCGCGACCATCTTCCTCACCGCCCTGCTCGACCCGGTGCTGCTCCGGCTGCGCCGGCTGCGGGTGCCCGCGGCACTTGCCGCGCTGCTCACCGTCCTGCTGCTGCTCGGCATCCTGGTGGGCGTCGGCGCGCTCGTGTGGAACCTGACGGCGAGCCAGTTCGACCAGCTCAGCCAGGAGTTGACCCAGGGCGTCGACCGCAGCCGGGACTTCGTCACGTCCACCCTGCCCGTCACCGACGCCCAACTGGACCGCCTGATCAGCCAGGCCCGGGAGGGGCTCAGCGGCAGTTCGCCGGACCCGGTCTCCGGCGCCCGGACGGCCACCGAGGTGTTCGGCTCCGCGCTGCTCGCCCTGGTACTGCTCTTCTTCCTGCTCAAGGACGGCCGGTCGATGTGGCACTGGGTGCTGTCCCGGATGACCGGCCCGAACCGGGCCGTGGTCGCCGAGGCCGGTCGGGGCGGCTGGCAGACGCTCGGCGCGTACAGCCGGGGCACCATGCTGATCGCCGCTATCGACGCGATCGGCATCGGCCTGGCCCTGGTGGTGCTGCGGGTGCCGTTGGCGCTGCCACTGGCGCTCATCACCTTCCTCGGCGGCTTCGTACCGATCATCGGCGCGACGGTGGCCGGCGCTGTGGCGGTGCTCGTGGCCCTCGCTGCCAACGGGCCGACGACGGCACTGCTCACCCTCGCGGCGGTGATCGCCGTCCAGCAGATCGAGGGCAACCTGCTCGAACCGCTGGTGATGAAGCGGCAGGTCCGACTGCACCCGGCGGTGATCCTGGTGGCCGTCACCGCCGGCACCCTGATCGCGGGTATCGCCGGGGCCTTCGTCAGCGTCCCGATCACCGCCGTCCTCTGGCGCATCATCGACACCGTCCAACGGCACCGGGCCACTGCCACCCTTGCGGTTCCGGCCGCTCCGGCGGGTTGA
- a CDS encoding YkvA family protein: MSRETWVLVVIAGILAIATLVGAVLLAVRVVRTRRMLTGLGASGKVVFYGALIYAIFPVDILPDPIYLDDMGVLAGALIYLTRLVQKRRAEGRRLPGQPDAPPAPEAARRSVR, translated from the coding sequence ATGTCCCGAGAGACGTGGGTGCTCGTGGTGATCGCCGGCATCCTGGCGATCGCCACACTTGTCGGCGCGGTGCTGCTGGCGGTGCGGGTGGTGCGTACCCGCCGGATGCTGACCGGGCTCGGCGCGAGCGGCAAGGTCGTCTTCTACGGGGCGCTCATCTACGCGATCTTCCCGGTCGACATCCTTCCGGACCCGATCTATCTGGACGACATGGGTGTCCTGGCCGGCGCGCTGATCTACCTCACCCGGCTGGTGCAGAAGCGCCGGGCGGAGGGTCGCCGGCTGCCCGGGCAGCCCGACGCGCCGCCGGCTCCGGAGGCCGCCCGACGCTCCGTACGATGA
- the eccD gene encoding type VII secretion integral membrane protein EccD: protein MATKTATGGLSRITIVAPRTRMDLALPSDVPMADLLPTLLRYAGEDLADEGVRHGGWALSRLGGAPLDGGRTAAQLGVRDGEVLYFNPRSAAAPEIVFDDVVDAVATATNQRPGSWQVSTTRSFAVLFAAAAFGAGAVAALFTGPPHLPGAMAALLVAVALLVGAAVLSRAAGDSRTGAVLAIVGLVYAGTGGLLLLAGDLRLTDLGSPHALLAATAVVVAGAVAVLAVGDRYPLFFAAIGVGAGAGLGALLCLAFGLDAAAAAAVVAAVAFGAVPALPMIAYRLARLPVPSIPTGPEDLKTDSESVDGRQVLERSDRADQFLTGLLWTVSVLVLGAQLVLALDGRLPAVLLCLVLALLSLLRARPLLGRAQRIPVLLAGTVGLGLAAAATFAGGSLLVRLGLILGGLLLAAVISLIYGLTVAGKRISPVWGRLLDIVEIMLIISLVPLAFWVCGLYGWIVNLRP from the coding sequence TGGCCTGAGCCGGATCACCATCGTGGCTCCCCGTACGCGGATGGACCTGGCTCTGCCGTCGGACGTACCGATGGCCGACCTGCTTCCCACGCTGCTGCGCTACGCCGGGGAGGACCTGGCCGACGAGGGTGTGCGGCACGGCGGCTGGGCGCTGTCCCGGCTGGGCGGCGCACCACTGGACGGTGGGCGTACCGCCGCGCAGTTGGGCGTACGCGACGGCGAGGTGTTGTATTTCAATCCCCGGTCGGCGGCGGCGCCGGAGATCGTCTTCGACGACGTGGTGGATGCGGTCGCGACCGCAACCAACCAGCGTCCCGGCTCCTGGCAGGTCAGCACGACCCGGTCGTTCGCTGTGCTGTTCGCCGCGGCGGCGTTCGGCGCCGGCGCGGTGGCCGCCCTCTTCACCGGCCCGCCGCACCTGCCCGGCGCGATGGCCGCCCTGCTTGTCGCAGTGGCGCTGCTTGTCGGCGCGGCGGTGCTCTCCCGCGCCGCAGGCGACAGCCGGACCGGCGCGGTCCTGGCCATTGTCGGCCTGGTGTACGCGGGCACCGGTGGTCTGCTGCTGCTCGCCGGTGACCTGCGACTAACCGACCTGGGCAGCCCGCACGCCCTGCTCGCGGCCACCGCCGTGGTGGTCGCCGGGGCGGTGGCCGTGCTGGCCGTCGGTGACCGGTATCCGCTCTTCTTCGCCGCGATCGGGGTGGGCGCGGGCGCCGGTCTGGGCGCACTGCTCTGCCTCGCCTTCGGGCTCGACGCGGCGGCGGCGGCAGCGGTGGTGGCGGCCGTCGCGTTCGGCGCGGTGCCGGCGCTGCCGATGATCGCCTACCGGCTGGCCCGGCTGCCGGTGCCGTCGATCCCGACCGGTCCGGAGGACCTGAAGACCGACAGCGAGTCGGTAGACGGCCGGCAGGTGCTCGAACGCAGCGACCGGGCCGACCAGTTCCTCACCGGTCTGCTGTGGACGGTGTCGGTGCTGGTGCTCGGCGCGCAGTTGGTGCTGGCACTGGACGGCCGGCTGCCGGCGGTGCTGCTCTGCCTGGTGCTGGCCCTGCTCTCGCTGCTGCGCGCCCGTCCGCTCCTGGGCCGGGCGCAGCGCATCCCGGTGCTGCTCGCCGGCACTGTCGGGCTGGGCCTGGCGGCGGCGGCCACCTTCGCCGGGGGTTCGTTGCTGGTCCGGCTGGGCCTCATCCTCGGTGGGCTGCTGCTGGCGGCCGTGATCAGCCTGATCTACGGCCTGACCGTCGCAGGCAAGCGCATCTCGCCGGTCTGGGGCCGGCTGCTCGACATCGTCGAGATTATGCTGATCATCTCGCTGGTTCCGCTCGCCTTCTGGGTCTGCGGCCTGTACGGCTGGATCGTCAACCTGCGGCCCTGA
- a CDS encoding FUSC family protein: protein MRHRSGQAGRLRARQWEITLVIAAQAGLAAALAALIAKHFLGSGSHVFAPAAAVGTIATAIGQRARRTFELLAGVALGLIIGDTLRFVVGSGPWQTGLVVALAIATALLVAGKGGPLVGQAGGTAVLITTLAPMESGLEVPRIFDALVGGIVGLVVVALLLPVNPLRVLDRAATPIFEVLREQLAELAQAVRDRDSDRTLRVLDQLRGSDDDLGRLHDALSGAEEVVTIAPARWHRRQQFHRYALSAGHLERLLLDSRALARWSTTALQYDEQIPPELPDAIARLGAAVAQLRTECRGDDTFQNTRTLVEECANLAGRAAACGVRSFGDALVTGLRTAASDLLRATGCEPDDANRIVREAAGAGEAATHPPTRRHLYRIRPTRASRTRRRADLATRRRYDGRAGLPDSGRPAR, encoded by the coding sequence GTGCGGCACCGCAGCGGGCAGGCCGGCCGGCTTCGGGCCCGACAGTGGGAGATCACCCTGGTGATCGCCGCCCAGGCAGGGCTGGCCGCGGCGCTCGCCGCCCTGATCGCCAAGCATTTCCTCGGCTCCGGCTCGCACGTCTTCGCCCCCGCCGCGGCCGTCGGTACGATCGCCACCGCCATCGGGCAACGAGCCCGGCGTACCTTCGAACTGCTGGCCGGCGTCGCGTTGGGCCTCATCATCGGCGACACGCTGCGCTTCGTCGTCGGCTCGGGGCCGTGGCAGACCGGCCTGGTCGTCGCCCTCGCCATCGCCACCGCCCTGCTGGTGGCCGGGAAGGGTGGCCCGCTTGTCGGGCAGGCCGGCGGTACCGCCGTGCTGATCACGACGTTGGCCCCGATGGAGAGCGGCCTTGAGGTGCCCCGGATCTTCGACGCGCTTGTCGGTGGCATCGTCGGCCTGGTGGTGGTCGCGTTGCTGCTGCCGGTCAATCCGCTGCGGGTGCTGGACCGGGCGGCGACACCGATCTTCGAGGTCCTCCGCGAGCAGCTCGCCGAACTCGCGCAGGCGGTGCGGGACCGCGACAGCGACCGGACGTTGCGTGTGCTCGACCAGCTCCGTGGCAGCGACGACGACCTGGGCCGACTGCACGACGCGCTGAGCGGGGCCGAGGAGGTGGTGACGATCGCGCCGGCCCGGTGGCACCGCCGCCAGCAGTTTCACAGGTACGCCCTCAGCGCGGGTCACCTCGAACGGTTGCTGCTGGACAGCCGCGCCCTGGCCCGCTGGTCCACGACAGCACTCCAGTACGACGAGCAGATCCCGCCGGAGCTGCCGGACGCGATCGCCCGGCTCGGTGCGGCGGTGGCGCAACTGCGTACGGAGTGCAGGGGCGATGACACCTTCCAGAACACCCGTACGCTTGTCGAGGAGTGCGCGAACCTGGCCGGGCGGGCGGCCGCCTGTGGGGTCAGGTCGTTCGGCGACGCCCTCGTCACCGGCCTGCGCACCGCGGCCAGCGACCTGCTCCGCGCCACCGGCTGCGAACCGGACGACGCCAACAGGATCGTGCGTGAGGCCGCCGGCGCCGGCGAGGCCGCCACGCACCCGCCGACCCGGCGACACCTGTACCGGATCCGGCCGACCCGTGCGTCGCGGACCCGACGGCGGGCCGACCTGGCCACCCGTCGCCGTTACGACGGCAGGGCCGGCCTCCCCGACAGTGGGAGACCGGCCCGGTGA
- a CDS encoding type VII secretion protein EccE, with translation MTQVQARPARAVTSPSDVPARVAPGVDRPGRGRIGPVLVGQLVVLEVCAVGVWAATAGPSWLLAVAGTVAVLVVAVVFARRGGRWWFEDVLLRRRLRRRRQRAAAAALASASVADPRLAALAPELSVIELTDRGTRLGIGQDDQGWFAAVALQPVTGATSGSVDASVVDRALRVLSDFSAPVSRAQVVAHTLVWYPASGAPPAAHRSVWVALRLTIRDARVETVSRGGGLPGVHRTLAAGIGRLGKALTAAGLAHRPLGRDELRAAVVSAAGLDLVPETPAETWQGLRGGGWTHRCLTLRGRPDTPLGPLVDAITATSAPSHTVAAVVSSDGRVAAPLLRVAAMDNHVEALVKVVRDVAQRAGLPARPMDGQHGPGIYASAPVASTPAGRVRAAG, from the coding sequence ATGACGCAGGTTCAGGCGCGACCCGCCCGAGCGGTCACGAGCCCGTCCGACGTCCCGGCGCGGGTGGCCCCGGGCGTCGATCGACCGGGCCGGGGTCGTATCGGCCCGGTGCTTGTCGGCCAGCTCGTCGTGCTGGAGGTGTGTGCGGTCGGCGTCTGGGCCGCGACGGCCGGCCCGAGCTGGCTGCTCGCCGTGGCGGGTACCGTCGCGGTGCTGGTCGTGGCGGTGGTGTTCGCCCGGCGCGGTGGCCGCTGGTGGTTCGAGGACGTGCTGTTGCGCCGCCGGTTGCGGCGTCGCCGCCAACGCGCGGCGGCGGCGGCATTGGCGAGCGCTTCGGTCGCCGACCCCCGGTTGGCCGCGCTCGCACCCGAGTTGAGCGTCATCGAGCTGACCGACCGTGGCACCCGGCTGGGCATCGGGCAGGACGACCAGGGCTGGTTCGCGGCGGTTGCCCTGCAACCAGTCACCGGCGCGACGAGCGGTTCGGTGGACGCGTCCGTCGTGGACCGCGCACTGCGGGTGCTCAGCGACTTCTCGGCACCCGTCTCCCGGGCCCAGGTCGTCGCGCACACACTGGTCTGGTACCCGGCCTCCGGTGCGCCGCCGGCAGCGCACCGGTCCGTCTGGGTGGCGCTGCGGCTCACGATCCGCGACGCCCGGGTCGAGACCGTCAGCCGGGGCGGTGGGCTGCCCGGCGTACACCGGACGTTGGCCGCCGGGATCGGCCGGCTGGGCAAGGCGCTGACCGCCGCCGGGCTGGCCCACCGGCCGCTGGGCCGCGACGAGCTGCGCGCGGCAGTCGTGTCGGCAGCCGGCCTCGACCTGGTTCCGGAGACGCCGGCGGAGACCTGGCAGGGGCTGCGGGGCGGCGGCTGGACGCACCGTTGCCTGACCCTGCGGGGGCGGCCCGACACCCCGCTCGGCCCGCTTGTGGACGCGATCACCGCCACGTCGGCACCGTCGCACACGGTGGCGGCGGTGGTCTCGTCCGACGGTCGCGTGGCGGCGCCGCTGCTGCGGGTCGCGGCGATGGACAACCACGTCGAGGCACTGGTCAAGGTCGTCCGGGACGTGGCACAGCGGGCCGGTCTCCCGGCCCGGCCGATGGACGGGCAGCACGGCCCGGGCATCTACGCCAGCGCGCCGGTCGCGTCGACGCCGGCCGGCAGGGTCAGGGCCGCAGGTTGA
- a CDS encoding antitoxin has product MSDFMDKAKDFADKHDKQVDQGMEKAGDAADRRTGGKYDDQIDKGVDQAQARTGEGDQVR; this is encoded by the coding sequence ATGAGCGACTTCATGGACAAGGCCAAGGACTTTGCGGACAAGCACGACAAGCAGGTTGACCAGGGGATGGAGAAGGCCGGCGACGCGGCCGATCGGCGCACCGGCGGAAAGTACGACGACCAGATCGACAAGGGCGTGGATCAGGCTCAGGCCCGTACCGGAGAGGGCGACCAGGTCCGCTGA
- a CDS encoding hemerythrin domain-containing protein, with translation MSNPQTVDDQDVVDILVTDHHEVEALFVELETRQGTPEYRRQLVDVVISELVRHAIAEEAYVYPTARKALPDGDQIAEHEIAEHADAERTMKDLESVDPSDPRFDELLAHLTSTIRHHVQEEENDLFPRLRAATAREELVELAGKVTAIKKIAPTRPHPSAPDRPPANKLLAPGTGLVDRVRDALSGRPTSMDELREGQH, from the coding sequence ATGAGCAATCCGCAGACCGTCGACGACCAGGACGTCGTCGACATCCTGGTCACCGACCACCATGAGGTCGAGGCGCTCTTCGTCGAGTTGGAGACGCGGCAGGGCACCCCCGAGTACCGCCGTCAACTCGTCGACGTGGTGATCTCCGAACTCGTCCGCCACGCGATTGCCGAGGAGGCGTACGTCTATCCGACGGCCCGTAAGGCGCTGCCCGACGGCGACCAGATCGCCGAGCATGAGATCGCCGAGCACGCCGACGCCGAACGGACCATGAAGGACCTGGAGTCGGTCGACCCGTCCGATCCGCGCTTCGACGAACTGCTCGCCCACCTGACCAGCACCATCCGGCACCACGTCCAGGAGGAGGAGAACGACCTCTTTCCCCGGCTGCGTGCCGCGACGGCCCGGGAGGAGCTTGTCGAGCTGGCCGGCAAGGTGACGGCGATCAAGAAGATCGCGCCGACCCGGCCGCACCCGAGCGCACCGGACCGCCCTCCGGCGAACAAGCTGCTCGCCCCCGGCACCGGCCTGGTCGACCGTGTGCGTGACGCGTTGAGCGGCCGGCCGACCTCGATGGACGAGCTACGCGAAGGGCAGCACTGA
- a CDS encoding dienelactone hydrolase family protein: MDEQSSTVTIPVGDVQLPADLLLPADPAGVVLFAHGSGSSRHSPRNVAVARTLNGRGLATVLVDLLTPAEEEVDARTAEPRFDIGLLAGRLAGIVDWLAVERPAGDVPIGLFGASTGAAAALVAAASRADRVRAVVSRGGRPDLAGAALARVRTPTLLLVGGLDEEVIVLNEQALGELGEVGELRVVPGATHLFEEPGTLDQVADQAGAWFSDHLVGEAVRRS; this comes from the coding sequence ATGGACGAGCAGAGCAGCACGGTGACCATTCCGGTAGGGGACGTCCAGCTTCCCGCCGATCTGCTGCTGCCCGCTGATCCGGCCGGCGTGGTGCTGTTCGCGCACGGCAGCGGCAGCTCGCGGCACAGCCCGCGCAACGTGGCGGTGGCCCGGACGCTTAACGGGCGTGGTCTCGCCACTGTGCTCGTGGACCTGCTCACCCCGGCGGAGGAGGAGGTGGACGCGCGTACCGCCGAACCGCGGTTCGACATCGGGTTGTTGGCTGGCAGGCTGGCCGGGATCGTCGACTGGCTGGCGGTCGAGCGTCCCGCCGGGGACGTACCCATCGGTCTCTTCGGGGCCAGCACGGGTGCCGCCGCCGCTCTGGTCGCCGCCGCGTCCCGCGCGGACCGGGTGAGGGCTGTGGTGTCCCGGGGCGGTCGACCCGACCTGGCCGGTGCGGCGCTGGCGCGGGTGCGTACCCCCACGTTGTTGCTTGTCGGCGGCCTGGACGAGGAAGTGATAGTGCTCAACGAGCAGGCGCTCGGCGAGTTGGGTGAGGTCGGCGAGCTGCGGGTGGTCCCGGGCGCTACCCATCTGTTCGAGGAACCCGGCACGCTCGACCAGGTGGCCGACCAGGCAGGTGCCTGGTTCAGCGACCACCTGGTCGGCGAGGCCGTTCGTCGCAGCTGA
- the eccB gene encoding type VII secretion protein EccB: protein MRTRRDQVQAYRFVTRRIVSALLSGDPETTNLPMRRLGMAVFGSAIAAAVVLGGVGAYGQLTGNTAPLDENTLVIERETGATYVFVEGKLHPTLNYTSARLILNEPNPQVRTMSQTSLRDRPRGRTVGIVGAPDALPGRKSLTGLPWSVCDVPDPVDPRRSTTRVVIDRALPGGAPLGDRAVLVTVDGQRHLLTGNARLEVLGGDQSVAALRMSGTAPLPVGQQLLNALPAGPPLRKPSLSGLGDRSGLSVAGRPATIGQVFQAAGQHYVLAREGLVSISEITALLLISGGGQITDITPDQAGRLLTEQRLEPDGMPRTLPSLYPARAGQTLLCATYRAGTAGGPPTTTLEVFDRAPAELSANEPNSVPVRQSNRDAVRTAESVLLPGGKGVLAQAAPGAGTSGSGAAGSTVYLISPQGVRYPLGSAEALGALGYEGVTPLAVPGSLLSLIPTGPTLDREDALAHFSPGGTPSTGTNG from the coding sequence ATGCGGACCCGCCGCGATCAGGTGCAGGCGTACCGCTTCGTCACCCGCCGGATCGTCTCCGCTCTCCTGTCGGGCGATCCGGAGACCACGAACCTGCCGATGCGACGACTCGGCATGGCCGTCTTCGGCAGCGCGATCGCCGCGGCCGTGGTGCTCGGCGGGGTGGGCGCCTACGGCCAGTTGACCGGCAACACCGCACCGCTGGACGAGAACACGCTGGTCATCGAACGGGAGACCGGCGCGACGTACGTGTTCGTCGAGGGCAAGCTCCACCCGACGCTCAACTACACCTCCGCCCGACTGATCCTGAACGAGCCGAACCCGCAGGTACGGACGATGTCGCAGACCTCGCTGCGGGACCGTCCGCGCGGTCGCACTGTCGGCATCGTCGGCGCCCCGGACGCGCTGCCCGGCCGCAAGTCGTTGACCGGCCTGCCCTGGTCGGTATGCGACGTACCCGACCCCGTCGACCCGCGCCGCTCCACCACCCGCGTCGTGATCGACCGCGCGCTGCCCGGCGGCGCCCCGCTGGGTGACCGCGCCGTGCTTGTCACGGTGGACGGTCAGCGGCACCTGCTCACCGGCAACGCCCGGCTCGAGGTGCTCGGCGGCGACCAGTCGGTCGCTGCGCTGCGGATGAGCGGCACGGCGCCCCTGCCCGTCGGGCAGCAACTGCTCAACGCCCTGCCGGCTGGGCCACCGCTGCGCAAGCCGTCGCTGTCCGGCCTGGGTGACCGTAGCGGGCTGAGCGTGGCTGGCCGACCGGCCACCATCGGCCAGGTGTTCCAGGCGGCCGGGCAGCACTACGTCCTGGCCCGCGAAGGGCTCGTCTCGATCAGCGAGATCACGGCGCTGCTGCTGATCAGCGGCGGCGGTCAGATCACCGACATCACGCCGGATCAGGCCGGCCGCCTGCTTACCGAACAGCGGCTGGAGCCGGACGGGATGCCGCGGACGCTTCCCTCCCTGTACCCGGCCCGCGCCGGGCAGACGCTGCTCTGCGCGACGTACCGGGCCGGCACCGCGGGCGGCCCGCCGACCACCACGCTTGAGGTCTTCGACCGGGCGCCTGCCGAGCTGAGCGCCAACGAGCCGAACTCGGTGCCGGTGCGGCAGAGCAACCGGGACGCGGTCCGCACTGCCGAGTCGGTGCTGCTGCCCGGCGGCAAGGGCGTGCTGGCCCAGGCCGCTCCCGGCGCCGGCACAAGCGGGTCCGGCGCCGCCGGGTCGACTGTCTACCTGATCAGCCCGCAGGGCGTCAGGTATCCGCTCGGGTCGGCCGAGGCACTGGGGGCGCTCGGGTACGAGGGGGTCACCCCGCTGGCGGTGCCCGGGTCCCTGCTGTCCCTGATCCCCACCGGGCCGACTCTGGACCGCGAGGACGCGCTCGCGCATTTCTCGCCAGGTGGCACGCCATCGACGGGCACCAACGGCTGA